Genomic window (Drosophila ananassae strain 14024-0371.13 chromosome 3L, ASM1763931v2, whole genome shotgun sequence):
tttttttcgctttttctatttcttttttttgtcgttTCTTTGCGAACCACGCGTTTTTTTCGGCTTTGGTAGGTTATATGTGTAATAAGCTTGTCGAAAAAAAGCTTCGAGAATGTTGCGATCAGTTTATCAGGCGGGAGGGGTAAAATTGTTGGAGAATCGATTGGGAAGTGTGGTGGCAAGGGCGCgcgattgttgttgtttgttaaAAGTTGCACTTGCACCTGGTTTATAGAACAATAAACAGTGGGAAGTGGATAGGTCGTTGCGGTTATTGCTATTTTACTGTATGTCTAACGGTTGCTCTTGGCTTGGCTGGCACTAGCTATACCCTGGTCTACTTGAGTGTCGAGTCGCTGAGCAACTGCCAGTCGCTGGGCAAGCGAAGACGAACGACACCGCTCGGCGGCAGCGGTGTGTGAGTACAGTGATTACTCGAAAATTCAGAAAATCGAGAAACTTCTCGAAACAAAAATTATGTTCAATGCCGCAAGACAAGCACTttctttaaaagttaaaaaaaaaaaaacaaatataaaattaaagataataatCCGTTATCGTTATCGAACTTTCACTGTACAAAGGGGCTGAGAGGCACTGGCGCCGACCATTCTAGAGAGCGACAGTGAAAAGttcgacaaaaaaaaacgttaTTAGCAACAACAATTAAGTCCGAAATGAGCAAATCATTTTCACCTTCTCTCCCTCTTGTCCATTCTCGTTTCCGCTCTCGTTCGTTCGTTTTGGCAGAAAAAGCTTCCCTCGATCGATTttagcttttgttttggctacTAGGTCAAGAGAGGGGCGGGCTTTAAGCCATTGTTTTGTTTAGGGTTTTCACTTTTAAGCCAAATTAAATCAGATCCATCGGATAaagctcaaaaaaaaaaaaagagtctaAACATAGAAAAGGAGGGCAATACATAGGTAGCGCACTCTTCTAGCAAGCTTTTGTTGGATCGGAGAGTTGTAAATGTTGTTGTAATAAAATACCGGCCGGCGTTGAGAAAGCGCCTGACCTTGTCTCTCTctcaaagagagagagagcgccAGAGAGTGGGTGGCAGAGAGGGAAGACTTGGGGTAGCAACAAAATGATATGCTAATTCATAGAAAGCTCTCCCCCCTCTTTCATCAAAGCTCCGGCGGGGGGATTATGACCATTTATTAATAAGATATAAAGATATTAAGATAATGTATCCATGGGATACTTAGTTGATCCTTGAAATCCCTTAGAATATCCTCCGTTGCAACAGCCGGATGCAACGACTGTCGATCACGTGACCAAGGCTGGTCTAGAAATAAGtataatgaaatgaaataaaatcgAAATCACTAAAATCACATTGTCGAGGCGTATTTTTGGCTGTCGCCGCCTCAAAAGCAAAGCGACACgacaaaacaaaaccaaaaatatccACCAGTTGATAGTCTACCAAATGCGATGCGTAGTAGCCACGCGGCCAAAAagaaatttcaattattttgccaCCAACGAAAACAATCGTCCATGTGTGGGTCTaaaatacacacatacatacatacatgtgtATATGCATTTCATTTTATAAGACCTGCGTGAGTCCACAGTAAACAATAGTTTAtcaattgttttgttttcggcAAACTTGCCCTTCCCATTGATTTTCAAACTTATCTAAGAAtgtgaatttaaaaatgtttttaaatttttatgagGAACATTTTCCATTGCGGAAAATTCCCAAAAATTTGCTTATAAAACACTTTatgtaaaaaacaattttgtgAAATTTAAAGCTCATTTTGAAACTGAgtaatgttaaaaataaaaaatattatttaattaaaagtggAGTGAGTTGCAGCAACATGTTAATGGCTTAGCAACATTTGTTTAGCAACATTAATCTTAGCAACATTTTCCCAATCAGGGCTGCAGGAAAAATAGACTTTTCTTTATTCGCCAGGATAACTGCTTAATGATGCAAATATCCTttacattttaataaaaatgacaactttattttttttactttttcccACTTAAGAGATTATACAAAAATGGATTATTTAAAGCATACAATTATGGGcattttgttgaaaaaatatgcaaaatttaCATGAATCGATAAGATTGTCCTCCACTGCCCCACTGATTATTTGCGAAAATAACCATGTCCTGGGTTAGGAACGACCCTGAACATATAAAGCACCGCCAGTTACAATCATGGCTAGAATACTGGCGGCGGAAACACGCATTAGGAACTGATCCTGCCACTTCCGGTTGGCGATGCACTCACTGTACGGCATGCTGGAAAAGGACACGCTGTTGTAGAGCGGAATCCAGGCGGGGAAGAACCGGAACAGCACCGTATCCACGAACTTCCGGAGGCGGAAAGACCAACGCTTGGTTAGATCCCTCATCTGGAAATAGTCTGGAATCAATTTCCTGTTCAAGAAATAGGATTCTAAAGGATAACCCACCTCGACGTAGTTGTACATGGCCAGGTCGCAGATGGCAAAGGCATCCTGCCATCGCTTCTCGGTGAACTGGGCCAGAGTCTCGTCCAGCGGCAGCTGCCTGTCCAGGATCTCGGTGAGCAGAGTCACATCCTCCATTCCAGCATTCATTCCCTGGCCATAGTAGGGCACCATGGCGTGTGCGGCATCGCCCAGGATGAGGGCCTTGTCCTCGTAGTGATATGGACGGCATTTGATGGACACCAGGTGCTGGGGTTTCGTCTTGAAGAAGTCCTTCACCAACTGCTCCTCCCCGATGAGGGGCAGGGCGTCGCCGAAGTTCTCTCGGAAGAAGTCCAGGAGCTGGCTTTTGGTTTGGATTTTGGAGAACATGTCGAAGGGCATGGATAGGGTGACCGTGAAGGATCTGTCCTGGTTCGGCAGGGCTATCATCATGAAGGAGTCGCGCGGCCAAATGTGCAGGTAATTGGGTGGCATCTGGAAGTCTCCCGCCTCGGCGGGAATACACAGCTCCAGGTACCCGGTTTCAATGTAGATTTGGGAGTAGTTGAATCCCGGCAAGCGGACCAACTGCTGGCGGACACTGCTGAAGGCTCCGTCACAGCCCACGATGAGATCGGCACTGGTCGTGATGGCCTCGCCGCCTGGCTGGGGATTCCGGAACTCCAGCGATCCCTCCCTCAGGTTGACGGTGGCCAGCTTGTGGTTGAAGTGGCAGGTGATGTTCGGCAGCTCATCACAGGCATCCAAAAGGACCTCGTTCAGTTGCCTCCGACCCACGGAATACAGGCACTGCTGGGTGCAGGGATCATAGATCACCACCCGGGTATTACCCTTGGTGTCGTGCAGCATCCTTCCCCGCATCGGTATGGCGGTGGCCAGGATCTTCTGCTCCAGTCCCACGGCTGCCAGGGCCTTCCGCCCGCGCTGGGACAGGGCCAGGTTGATGCTCCGACCGGTGACCACAAGGGCGTGGCGGATGTCTTCGCGGTACTCGTACAGGTCCACATGGTTGCCCCTCCGGGCGAAATTCAATGCGGCCAGAGACCCAACCTAAGAAAAGGAAAGCCATCTTGATAAGAGAGATATATCTAGAGCCGGGGATTAGGAGTTTCCAGAAGATAAGATGGATGCTCGGATGTCCAGATAAGAGTCACGCATAAATTATGATCtcaaataaacataaaaattccAGACGGTCCCAAGTATTCTGGAGAGATGTTCTTACCAAACCGGCACCCACTACTGCCACCCTGCGCCGACGCACTTCCTCCCCAGCCAATCCTGCCGCATCCTGGCGACCGTTGGCATCCGAACAGACGATTCCTGGCTTCATGACCGCTCTGGTGGACCGTTGTCAGTGAAATAAAGTGAAATGGAAACCCATCAACTGGCTGGGGAAATGTTTAACGCATAGATTATGTCGGTTAGGCAGTAAACGCTATCTGTCTTTGTTTGATGTTGCTGCGGGAAGCCCACCAACTGCTGGGCGCAGCCAAGGGGCACAAGGGGCACCTCTTGGGGGTACAAGACTTTCCATCACAAAGCAAACAAATAAGAAACAATTGTGGATGCTACAAACAATCAGCAAATAATAAGAGATAACTATACAAATTTAAACAGTTTTTAGTCACAAAATTTGTGTATCTCCAAATAGAGGAGATCCATGGAGGTTTTCAAAAAGGGCGCCGATTGTCGATTACAATAGGCAATAGGTATTTCGTTATTTTACGCAGTCACTGAACTATCGATTAAAATCACTGTCTAGCCCTTGCGCGCTCAGTCCGAATTGTAATGTTTAAGAcgatataattatttttatttgtccatttatttatgtaactatattttgaaaattttgctattaaaattatacaaatataCCATCAAAAGTGTCcaagaatttaattttaaaataaaaagataaaATATCGTGTAAAATGGCATGTAGAAGTGTAGTTTCATGGGTAGAATTCCATACTTTAGAATGTTTTCGcttaaaaaagggcttaatataatatttgcttaatataatataaatattggacaaaattaaaatcaaattctaaaatttaaatgaaatcttttaggttttttttccAATTAGTTTTGTTTATCGATAGTCTCACGCGAATCgataaaagcaacaaaaactcGTGCTACTTTTTTTGCAAATGCACAatagaaaattaagaaattccACAACAAAATAACAAGTTAAAGTTGAGGAAACCGATTAGCATGTGCAGGACATCCGTGGCCAAAGGATTTTGAAGGAAATTAAAGGAAAAACGGCGGAGAGAGCGAACGCAGAGCGAAGAAAAAGGCCAACATTTTTGTACTATAGATAGCATCCAAGGAGATCCACAAAAGGCAAAATCAAAATGGTAATAAAAGTGCGACCAAAATATGGCCAAAATGTCAGACAAGCCAGCCAGCAGACGAGGTGCAGGGGGAGaataaaaataaccaaaaaaaataataagataaAGTGAACTAAGAGAGTTGGAATTTCCATATCAGCACCCATTTTCGATTTACATTCTCCTCCACCCTCCCCACCCCACCTGCTGCTGGTGCAATAaattttttgcgatttttaGCTCTGtattctaaaataaattttaatacgTTTCTCTCTCTTTTGTGCAGGGAAATGAAACATCACTGCCCATGGAAATGTGTTCCAATTGTAAGTATGGGAGGGAATTCCTTCAGTCGTCAATGTCATTTGAacgggaatgggaatgggaatggcaGCTGTTTATGAATATGCAAACAACGGCACTTTAcgaaatacatatatatatatacatacatatatacatatatatatatgtacaaacaaaaaaatacatactTATATGGAAATAAAATAGCTAACAAAACGTGGCATTGGAGGAATTTCGTTTACAACCCATCCTAACTGGTtttattttcgaaaatatttGGCTAATTTCGAAATTGGCATTCTAGAATCTGTTTCTGTTACACCTTCCGTTGCCGTGACAGACAACCTGTCGCTAAAAATAATCCACAAACGAACATTTCTATCTCAAATACgagatattttattttatattttaataaactaAAAACCCCTAGGCCCTTGGGAGTATGATGTCATAGtctctttatcttaatttaaataataactgagtaattagtaataataattattttatttagtcgACGCCGATGAGATCCGTCGCTTGGGAAAACGCTTCCGCAAACTGGACCTCGACAACTCCGGAGCTTTGAGTGTGGACGAGTTCATGTCGCTGCCGGAGCTGCAACAGAACCCACTGGTCCAGCGAGTGATTGACATTTTCGATGCCGATGGCAACGGCGAGGTGGACTTCAAGGAGTTCATCCAGGGCGTCTCACAGTTCAGTGTCAAGGGCGATAAGCTGTCGAAGCTGCGCTTCGCCTTTCGCATCTACGACATGGACAACGATGGCTATATATCCAACGGAGAACTGTTTCAGGTAACATAACTATTACTAATGACTTAATGCCACTACTAAGAGTGTAATCTATTGCAGGTGTTAAAGATGATGGTGGGAAACAATCTGAAGGACACGCAACTGCAGCAGATCGTTGACAAGACAATCGGATTCGCGGACAAGGACGAGGATGGGAAGATATCGTTCGATGAGTTCTGCTCGGTGGTCGGCAACACGGACATACACAAGAAGATGGTTGTTGACGTCTAAAAATAGGTTTTAAAAACAGAAAGCAGCAGATCCTTTTTATAcgcaatttatttattcttttgtACATGCGTCGAGCATCCCTCGTTTATCACAACAATCACAActattattatgattattaattatattttttattcgatCAGCGATTCTCTAGTTGAATATTGTTATAAGCCGTTTAGCGAGCCAGttcagagtcagagtcagtCAGAGAGTAGGGCAATGTTGTTATCCTAAGTTGAAAAGTGGAATAATGCGCCTCCTACTTATGTACTTCTTTTAATATATAcatctatatacatatatacatgcATATATAGTCATAATTTATTATACAAATATACAATTAATGAAATGAATTGAAAGAAAACCTTAAAATcgaaaactaaaattaaaaaactaaaaaacaaacTCATTGCAAGTGAAggcaaaaataaagaaaaccaAGTTGAATCAAAACCAAGTTTTCCTAAAAAACGCACGCACACCCCACTCTATCTCACATTGATGTGTCCTAAGTTTACGTTAATTATTTCTAATTCTCCTGTGattttgccaaaaacaaaacgaaaacaaaaacaagatgatgaagctgaagctaaaaatgatgaaaagaaaattttaaaaaatatgggaatattaaattaaacacAAGAAGCACGAGGGGCAGCTAAGCCACCTGCCCGAAGGAGCTCTCCTCTATTGACTTAGTCTAATTTACACGTTGTgtactttttatatatttatacatacatacttgTACTAATCGAATGTTATAATCTAacgtatttttatattatataacttGACTAACAAAACAGCATAATAATGAATGGAATATTGAGACAAGTTTTCTTAACTCTAACTACCCTTttacccccaaaaaaaaaaaaacaaacaaaactaaatgcaaaatacttaaattttaattaattctccCACAGAATTATGCCTCGAGAAATTATCTAAAAATATGCTACATTTGACGGATTATCAAAACGagttaacttcaaatcgaatAATTATACATAAAATACATATGAAGCAATGCCATGCGGCGCCAAGcgatattaaaattaaacaattttttttatacttcaAGATACTagttaaaaaaacaaaaacaacaaaaaaatatatattaagaaCATGCATGTtacaaatttttacaaattaacAACAAATTTTGCACAATCGCCACTCAATTTGTTAGCTAATCAATTCAACCATTTTGCattatccaaaaaaaaaagaaattaatcgaCTTCGAGATCAAGATTTGCTGGCCAGTCGATAGCAGTCGaagcaataaaaagcaaatccttcaataaaaatacaattataCACAAGAACGCAAACAATGGTTTTCCATTTTGACAGTTTGGTGGGAGAGCACTTGGCTCCTGATAAGATATCAGGCCAAAAAGCTGTCTCATCTGGCCCGATTGGCTATTCCAGTGCCAGTTGTTAGAAGGTCTTCCAAGAGACAGGTTCTTCTCCctgactgagactgagactgagtcGGAATCATGTACAAGTTGGATACTAAAGGAGGCATCATTGGCTCGGGATGTGCCTCCATTGCCTTTGCCATCATCTACTTGGTTCTGATGGATGACCATTTCTGGCGAGGTACTATCTAGAATCTTTTTCAACAAAATtctataactttttttttagttgttcTTGCAGTTGGACTATATGAGTTCGGAATACACATTTCATCTCTTCAGATATTAGGCAGTATCGTTCTCATTGTGGGTGCTATCAAGGTGAGAACTTAAATTTctcattaaattattatttttaattcattttaaaaacaacttttgaaggaaaaatacaaattctttgTGCCCTGGATGATAACCACTGCCTTCTTTATGTATCTGATGGTTTACGCGACTATTGTTGTCCTGGCCAGAGGTGGAGAATGGATATTTATTCCTCTAATGTTTCTGCCAGTTACAGGTTAGTGCCATTAATCCAATAGGAGTGCCAGAAACATAATAATATTTCCTTTTAATTCAAGCTTTCCTTGGCTATGCCTTGTACTCGGTGCAATTGGCCTTCGACAGGATGCGGAAGGAGGAGCCGCCAGCATACACCAACTTGATGTCCAAGAAGGACTTTATCAATCACATATAGAATGTATATCTTCTGTAATCTGGGCCAGACCTAATATTAATCAATCAAATAGGTACATAATGGGTGGCCCGATTAgataagcaaacaaaaaatataaatgataATTCTGAAAATGCGTCATTTGTAACCAAGTTGTTCTTCAATTCGCACATAAAACTTGAGAAATGTTGAAACTAGAGACCAAGTTTGGGATTATCTTCTCTGGAATATTATCCATGGGCTTCGCCATCATTTATTTGTTGCTAAAGGATGGATTTTACTGGCGAGGTGGGATGAGTAATTCTTAAATTTCTCCAAAtctttaatgattttttgtagCTGGTTTGTTCGATCTGCGAATCCATACTTCTAGTCTTCAAATACTAGCTAGCATTGTCCTAATTATAGGGGCTATCAGGGTAAGTAATGTCTTAGCTATATAGCTATAGCTactaaattatatatttttttagcaaAATTATAACCTTCTGGTGCCATGGATGTTCACCACAGCactgtttttatatttaatggTTTATTTGACCATTGTTACCCTTATCAGGACCCAAGATTGTGCCTTTCTGCCTCTGGTGGTGCCATTTTCAGGTAGACTATAGTCCGATTTCAAAagaatttcattttaaatgaaatattctttatttaaGCCTATCTCTGCTGTGCTCTTGTGTCAGTTCGAAAGGCTTTCGACAGGATGCGAAATGACGATCCGCCGGCTTACGCCAACTTATTGGATAAAAAAGTGTTCATTAGTCACATCTAGGGATCATATATATTactatatattgtatatagcTCTGTAAATGTGGCTTATCCGAATAAATACCTCGCCAATAGATGAACAGATaagattattaaaataaaagttctGATAGAAGAGagaacatttttaattgcatacttttaggcagTTTCTtagaaatcaaataaaataatgacTGTGTCATGGAtctatttagttttaaatacttttcaataaaaacaatacaaaatggttcaaaaaatataatatctaGAGATTCTAGCTTCTAAGCTGCCTTGACGAAAGCGCCGGCGAACAGGATGTTCTTCCTGTTCCAAATGACGTACAGGAATGGACGATCTGCCTGGAACTGGATCGGGAAAGTCATCATGCGGGTCATCATGATCATGCCAGTGGCAGCCGCCGCCTCGGTGCCCTCCTCGTTCACCTCAATGGTGGCCTTGTGCAGAGCCTTGGAGACGTAGACGCCTTCGGGGGATTCCAGGAGGTTGTCGAACTCCGCGCCCTCAGTAAACATCTTCGTGATACCCAGCTGGAAGAGAGcagaaagaaaaaacaatGTCATGAGAAATGTGTTTGGCAAACAGAGGTAAGGTAATGAGGTCATAGCCAAGTTAAGGTCTGGTGATCGATAAGATAGTTGCTCAGGGTTCGTCACATCCGACTAGGAATAAAGTTATACAATTTTATGGAATCGTGCGGCTGATACATGATCTTTAACACGAACCGCAGGCTGCGTCAAGAGGTGCTGACCACAGCAGTAGTTACTGGGGCTATCTAGACACCGTAAAACCGATAAGCtactaaaaataattcatacaTCAATCTATCAAGGGAATTTTCTAGATAAGACCCACAATAAATATTTCCAGAGGCCTCTGCAATGCTGCAACGTGGCCATAAAATGAAATTCTTACCTCTTTTAGTTTCTGGTCCAAGTCCAAGGAGTACTCCACTTTGAACTTGGGGAACTTTACGTTTACTTCCTCCACGACCAGTTTGTCGGCCAAGTCCACAAGATTCACGGTCTTGAGCTTCTTGGCGAGGTCATAGATGCCGGTGCGCTCCTGCGGCAACAGGACGAACATGGACAGATCCGAGTCCTGGTAGGGCATCTCGAGGGCCGTGCAGCCCAGATCCTCAAAGTAGCCGTAGGGGAACTTGGCCTTCTGGTTCATGTAGTTCACCTTCACCTGCTCCTCCTCGCCCACCCAGAAGTCGTCCTCCTGGGTATTCTGTTCGTTGAACTTGTGCGCCCAGCTGCCCTTGAAGTGGAGAGCATTGAGCAGCACCACCCTGGTGTTGTCGTCAAAGGAATCGGCGGTGACCAGTTCGGTGATCTTGCCCTGAGTCTTGCCGTTCACCCAGGCATTGATCGCCTGAGCAGCTGCATCGTTCAGGGCAAAGTTAATGGACTCGGCTTCGGAATGGTACTGCTCCTTGATGGCCGCCTGGTAGGCAGCCTTCAGCTGCTTGCCCTCCTGAACGTAGAGTTTGTTGGCCACTCGCAGGAGGCTGCTGCCACGGTACTTTTCCAGCACAAACTGGAAGGTCTGTGCCACTTCCGGGGGGAAGTTGGAGACAAAGTGGAGCACCTTGGCGATCTCGTCGGCGGTTTCGCCCTTGGATCCGGCAAATGCCAGAGCAATGCAGGCCTGGATGGAGAAGGGAGAGTAGACTACGTTGTCCTTTAATCCGCCAGAGGCCAGGAGCTGGAAGAGCTCCGAGGTGAAGCGGGCGCCACCGCGAGCGAACTCCAAGTTGAAGTCGAACATATCGATTTGGTTGAGATTAAGATTGTGGGCGGGTAATCGCGGAATTGCGTGTGCGTCCTACTTTCAGCGCTGTCTACACCGGAATGCCTTAAATGCCATTCGAGGGCCACAACAAAAGTGAAAACACCTCGGAAACAGCCGGCGGATGACTCATtaccaaaaaatatcaaaacaatcaaacaaaaacagtGGCGTCACCGTTTCCTGGGCCTCAGGGGATTTCCCAGGAAAAGTCTATTTGTGAATCCATGATCATTCCTTCAAATAATCTTTcagttgtttgtttttcttatttcttaagttttaaataaaaagattttaaaaaatatgttgatATTTTGAATGTGACCATGTGGAAAGGCGCCAATAAATACCACATATTtcaactaaaaacaaaaaaaaatgtataatgctataaaattattatacttTGACAAAATTGTAAGAAAATCGTAAgcaatattatatttaaattaccGAATCGTATAGGTTTTATATTTCTAGggtaaattattgaaaaaaaaaaaatactaaaaataaaaattccttttAAAATATCGATAACAAATTAAAAGACACTTACAACACTGATTTTGTAGACAGTGTGACCATGAAATAAACTTCCCCCCGCTTCCCGCCCGCTCAAACGGCCATTGTTTTTCGAGTTTCATCCGCAGCCACAGTGCAAAATAGGTttatcaatttaatttaagtgtTAAAGTAGTTGTAAAGTGTCGTTTTAAGTCGCGCCCAGACCAGCGCATGCCCCGCCAGCGAATGCGCCACACTGATGTCCTTGTAGGTGGAACGGGACACGAGTTTTCATTGATGTGATTTTTAGGTTTACGTCTCTCGCCAAATTACGAAAATACATCAACGGAAGAAGGTGAGTGTGAGTGGAGGGGTCTGCGCCTGCTGAGATCGCATCGCTGTCCGCTGTTATGCCATGCCATCGGCCAGGGGCGTCCAAGCGATCTGCTAAGGGGGATTGCTATTGGGAATTTTGGGTCCTTGGCCAGGCGAATGAACCCTCATTGCATGTCGCGGATGGGTCCTCTGGAACCTGAACTGCAGCTGCATTTTATCCGATTTCAAGGGCCAAACCAAAACAAGCCTTCGCCGAGTCGAGCCGAGCCGagctgaagaaaaaaaaaccagaaaagtGCAACATTCCTCGGTGGTTGCTATTCCTACTTCTTGGCGGCGATTCAACCACGGCCCGCACCCCTTTTTCTTGGCAGAACCGAACAGAACCCCCTCTCCCCTCCTGCTGTGACCTATCTGCCTGTCACAATTTGATTTAGGCTGCAATGGTTGCATTTGCATGCATTGCATGTTGCAAGTTGTCCGCACAATCGCCGCGGACAATGAGACACCTCCAGGGCTATTGTCCGGACAACGAAAACATTGTGaaagaaaaactatttttttattccctTTTAGTTGCAGCTGCACTCGAGGAATCCATAAGCAGATCCAAGATGCAACACAACGTACATGCCGCTCGACCAGCGCCACACATTCGTGCTGCCCACCAtcacagccacagccacacCCACAACCACAGTCACGGTCATGGCCACATGCAGCTGCACCCGGGCATGGAGCAGCACTTGGCGCCGCAGGGACCACACCGCGATCATCATCATGCACGGTAAGAGTCCTGGACAAAGTGGCAGGAGTACAAGCAAGGATTTCAAGAAACTTATTGGTTAATGTGGAGAGTACCTCTTACATAATGCgggtttttagttttaaaatttaaacacaAGCAAAATAATACAACTAAttgattgatttattttacaaaaataaaataggaaAGCCAGATCTAGACCAAATTAAGGGGGCAACTCAAAAGCAAAGCAGAAGCATGGAAGAAGCACAAGAATTCTAGAAGTTGGATCTCAGGATGAGAGAGAGAGGATCGCCGGCGTGTCTGGTCTTTATGCGTTGCGGCAATTATGTTAATTCCTGTCACTGACAATCGGTGTGAGACTCATCATCCCATTTTCTCAActcataaattataatttcagTGGCTCTTTGTTCTTTCGCGCTCAGCATGACTTCCGCTTGATAACGGGTTTGCCCGACAGCGCTCCTGCTGCAATTATCCTTGAcgttcggttcggttcggttcggaatggatcggatcggatcggatcgtcCTTCCACTATGAGTGTATATTGTATGCGATCATATGTTTTTGGGTGAACTCGCTCCGCCTTCAGTTGCGTTTTGCCTGCCACTCGGTTCGGTTCGCACATGTCCAGTTCATCTTTGCATATATTGTCGTATCCTGCCGTTGTAACGTACACTTACGTACGATTTTCCAAGGATCATGAAATACTATCATCAGTGCCAAGTGAGAggtgaaaattgaaaataggAGTTAGAGGAGAAGGACTACAGAAAAGTGTTTAAAAGATAAGAATTTATGAAAGATATCCCTTGAAAGGACTCTCTATGTAACTCTTTTATCTAAAAGATATAATTTGCTTTCTTTAAGCTAAAGAATTGTTAAAATTAACTGCGATCCTAATCGCAAATTGCCCATATCAGT
Coding sequences:
- the LOC6494557 gene encoding kynurenine 3-monooxygenase; the encoded protein is MKPGIVCSDANGRQDAAGLAGEEVRRRRVAVVGAGLVGSLAALNFARRGNHVDLYEYREDIRHALVVTGRSINLALSQRGRKALAAVGLEQKILATAIPMRGRMLHDTKGNTRVVIYDPCTQQCLYSVGRRQLNEVLLDACDELPNITCHFNHKLATVNLREGSLEFRNPQPGGEAITTSADLIVGCDGAFSSVRQQLVRLPGFNYSQIYIETGYLELCIPAEAGDFQMPPNYLHIWPRDSFMMIALPNQDRSFTVTLSMPFDMFSKIQTKSQLLDFFRENFGDALPLIGEEQLVKDFFKTKPQHLVSIKCRPYHYEDKALILGDAAHAMVPYYGQGMNAGMEDVTLLTEILDRQLPLDETLAQFTEKRWQDAFAICDLAMYNYVEMRDLTKRWSFRLRKFVDTVLFRFFPAWIPLYNSVSFSSMPYSECIANRKWQDQFLMRVSAASILAMIVTGGALYVQGRS
- the LOC6496043 gene encoding calcineurin subunit B type 2 — protein: MGNETSLPMEMCSNFDADEIRRLGKRFRKLDLDNSGALSVDEFMSLPELQQNPLVQRVIDIFDADGNGEVDFKEFIQGVSQFSVKGDKLSKLRFAFRIYDMDNDGYISNGELFQVLKMMVGNNLKDTQLQQIVDKTIGFADKDEDGKISFDEFCSVVGNTDIHKKMVVDV
- the LOC6496044 gene encoding uncharacterized protein LOC6496044 isoform X1, yielding MYKLDTKGGIIGSGCASIAFAIIYLVLMDDHFWRVVLAVGLYEFGIHISSLQILGSIVLIVGAIKEKYKFFVPWMITTAFFMYLMVYATIVVLARGGEWIFIPLMFLPVTAFLGYALYSVQLAFDRMRKEEPPAYTNLMSKKDFINHI
- the LOC6496044 gene encoding uncharacterized protein LOC6496044 isoform X2, yielding MYKLDTKGGIIGSGCASIAFAIIYLVLMDDHFWRVGLYEFGIHISSLQILGSIVLIVGAIKEKYKFFVPWMITTAFFMYLMVYATIVVLARGGEWIFIPLMFLPVTAFLGYALYSVQLAFDRMRKEEPPAYTNLMSKKDFINHI
- the LOC6496045 gene encoding uncharacterized protein LOC6496045 — its product is MLKLETKFGIIFSGILSMGFAIIYLLLKDGFYWRAGLFDLRIHTSSLQILASIVLIIGAIRQNYNLLVPWMFTTALFLYLMVYLTIVTLIRTQDCAFLPLVVPFSAYLCCALVSVRKAFDRMRNDDPPAYANLLDKKVFISHI
- the LOC6494555 gene encoding leukocyte elastase inhibitor translates to MFDFNLEFARGGARFTSELFQLLASGGLKDNVVYSPFSIQACIALAFAGSKGETADEIAKVLHFVSNFPPEVAQTFQFVLEKYRGSSLLRVANKLYVQEGKQLKAAYQAAIKEQYHSEAESINFALNDAAAQAINAWVNGKTQGKITELVTADSFDDNTRVVLLNALHFKGSWAHKFNEQNTQEDDFWVGEEEQVKVNYMNQKAKFPYGYFEDLGCTALEMPYQDSDLSMFVLLPQERTGIYDLAKKLKTVNLVDLADKLVVEEVNVKFPKFKVEYSLDLDQKLKELGITKMFTEGAEFDNLLESPEGVYVSKALHKATIEVNEEGTEAAAATGMIMMTRMMTFPIQFQADRPFLYVIWNRKNILFAGAFVKAA